A part of Peromyscus maniculatus bairdii isolate BWxNUB_F1_BW_parent chromosome 10, HU_Pman_BW_mat_3.1, whole genome shotgun sequence genomic DNA contains:
- the Smtn gene encoding smoothelin isoform X1: protein MADEALAGLDEGALRKLLEVTADLAERRRIRSAIRELQRQELEREEGALASKRFRAERQDNKENWLHSQQREAEQQAALARLAGRLESMNDVEELTTLLRSAGEYEERKLIRAAIRRVRAQEIEAATLAGRLCSRLPSSDSREESRRQAAHRLDPGKVPEQEQEKQQTAAPEPTPTPTPTPEDTSQDVTTVTLLLRAPPGAMPSSPPASPDSSPAAAASPEPLLEPAGAQCPAAEALDGSEALPRPSRTPSPEPPMSPAPPSSQGQVISKPLPGPTEPSNALGPARGSSSTKRTDLAKPQPCQRSLSVLSPQQPTPNRGPSQFQRAGSVRDRVRKFTSESPVAARLQDGPPRTALTSLTPTRLPGPSLVGTTPASSSSRGPSDTSSHKKQRELAHSLAQLQSGPQEEGPEGRGLAPRSLENGAGGPRPCSEEPSTPLPVGIGTGESGGSMKTTFTIEIKDGRGQASTGRVLLPTGNQRAELTLGLRAPPTLLSTSSGGKSTVTHVSSPGTVTQLGSVTHVTTFSHASPGNRGGYNFKMEPDPAEPASVTVEAANGAEQTRVDKAPEGRSPLSAEALMAIEDEGVLDKMLDQTTNFEERKLIRAALRELRQRKRDQRDKEREQRLREARARPGESRSNMATETTTRHSQRAADGSAVSTVTKTERLVHSNDGTQTARTTTVESSFVRRSENGGSSSSSTTVQTKTFSSSSSSSKKMGSIFDREDQASPRPGSLAALEKRQAEKKKELMKAQSLPKTSASQARKAMIEKLEKEGSSGGPGTPRTAAVQRSTSFGVPNANSIKQMLLDWCRAKTRGYEHVDIQNFSSSWSDGMAFCALVHNFFPEAFDYGQLSPQNRRQNFEMAFSSAETHADCPQLLDTEDMVRLREPDWKCVYTYIQEFYRCLVQKGLVKTKKS, encoded by the exons atggcagaCGAGGCCTTAGCTGGGCTGGATGAGGGAGCCCTCCGAAAACTG CTGGAGGTCACAGCAGACTTGGCAGAGCGGCGGCGGATCCGCTCCGCCATCCGGGAGCTGCAGCGGCAGGAGCTGGAACGGGAAGAGGGGGCTCTGGCATCCAAACGTTTCCGTGCCGAGCGGCAGGACAACAAGGAGAACTGGCTACA CTCTCAACAGCGGGAAGCTGAGCAGCAGGCTGCCCTCGCACGCTTGGCAGGGAGGCTGGAGTCCATGAACGACGTGGAGGAGTTGACCACACTG CTTCGGAGTGCCGGCGAGTACGAGGAACGCAAGCTGATCCGAGCTGCCATCCGCCGTGTGCGAGCTCAGGAGATCGAGG CTGCCACCTTGGCCGGGAGACTGTGCAGTAGACTGCCTAGTAGTGACTCCCGAGAGgaaagcaggaggcaggcagctcACAGATTGGACCCTGGTAAG GTACCAGAGCAAGAGCAAGAGAAACAGCAGACAGCAGCGCCAGagcccaccccaaccccaaccccaacccctgAGGACACCAGCCAGGATGTGACCACGGTGACACTCCTGCTGAGGGCCCCGCCTGGGGCCATGCCCAGCTCACCACCTGCCTCACCTGACAGTTCACCCGCCGCCGCTGCTTCTCCTGAGCCTCTGTTAGAACCCGCTGGAGCCCAGTGCCCTGCCGCTGAGGCTCTAGACGGCTCTGAGGCACTCCCTCGCCCTTCGAGAACTCCCAGCCCTGAGCCCCCCATGTCACCGGCACCTCCCAGCTCTCAGGGGCAGGTCATCAGCAAG CCCCTGCCTGGCCCCACGGAGCCCTCGAACGCCTTGGGCCCCGCCAGAGGCTCCTCCAGCACTAAGAGAACAG ATCTGGCCAAACCACAACCCTGCCAACGCTCCCTGTCTGTGCTCAGTCCCCAACAGCCAACCCCAAATCGAG GACCGTCCCAGTTCCAACGGGCTGGCTCCGTGAGAGACCGCGTCCGCAAGTTCACATCTGAGTCTCCTGTGGCTGCCAGGCTCCAGGATGGCCCACCCCGAACAGCCCTCACTTCACTGACCCCCACGAGGCTCCCGGGCCCTTCCTTGGTCGGCaccacccctgcctcctcctcctctcgaggtcccagtgacacttcctcccacaagaagcaaagagaacttGCTCATTCCCTGGCCCAGCTTCAGAGCGGCCCTCAAGAGGAGGGCCCTGAGGGGCGGGGCTTGGCTCCCAGGTCCCTTGAAAACGGAGCAGGGGGGCCCAGGCCCTGCTCAGAAGAGCCCAGTACCCCGCTGCCTGTGGGCATTGGCACTGGGGAATCCGGGGGCAGTATGAAGACGACGTTCACCATTGAGATCAAGGATGGCCGTGGCCAGGCCTCCACAGGCCGGGTGCTGCTGCCCACAGGCAACCAGAGAGCAG AATTGACACTGGGACTCCGGGCACCCCCGACCCTTCTCAGCACCAGCAGTGGGGGCAAGAGCACCGTCACCCATGTCAGCAGCCCTGGCACTGTGACCCAGCTGGGCAGTGTCACTCACGTCACCACCTTCAGCCATGCCTCCCCTGGTAACCGAGGAGGCTACAACTTCAAG ATGGAGCCAGATCCCGCCGAGCCTGCCTCTGTGACAGTGGAAGCCGCTAACGGCGCAGAGCAGACTCGAGTGGACAAAGCCCCAGAGGGGCGGAGCCCCCTGAGTGCCGAGGCGCTGATGGCCATTGAGGATGAAGGAGTCCTGGACAAGATG CTGGACCAGACTACGAACTTTGAGGAGCGGAAGCTCATCAGGGCGGCACTCCGTGAGCTCCGACAAAGAAAGAGAG ACCAGAGGGACAAAGAACGCGAACAGCGACTGCGGGAGGCCCGGGCCCGGCCAGGGGAGAGCCGAAGCAATATGGCTACGGAGACCACCACAAGGCACAGTCAGCGGGCAGCGGACGGCTCGGCTGTCAGCACGGTTACCAAAACTGAGCGGCTCGTCCACTCCA ATGATGGCACACAGACGGCCCGCACCACCACGGTGGAGTCAAGTTTCGTGAGGCGCTCGGAGA acggcggcagcagcagcagcagcaccacagtCCAAACCAagaccttttcctcttcctcttcctcgtcCAAAAAGATGGGCAG CATCTTCGACCGAGAGGACCAAGCCAGCCCACGTCCTGGCAGCCTGGCAGCCCTTGAAAAACGTcaggcagagaagaagaaagagttaaTGAAGGCACAGAGTCTGCCCAAGACTTCAGCATCCCAAGCACGCAAGGCCATGATTGAGAAACTGGAGAAAGAAGGCTCTTCAGG CGGTCCTGGCACACCCCGTACAGCAGCCGTACAGCGTTCCACCAGCTTCGGAGTCCCCAACGCCAATAGCATCAAGCAGATGTTGCTGGATTGGTGCAGAGCCAAGACCCGTGGCTACGAG CATGTGGACATCCAGAACTTCTCCTCCAGCTGGAGTGATGGGATGGCCTTCTGTGCCCTGGTGCACAACTTCTTCCCAGAGGCTTTTGACTATGGGCAGCTTAGCCCACAAAACAGGCGCCAGAACTTTGAAATGGCCTTCTCGTCTGCTGA GACCCATGCGGACTGCCCGCAGCTCCTGGATACAGAGGACATGGTGCGGCTTCGAGAGCCTGACTGGAAGTGCGTGTACACGTACATCCAGGAATTCTACCGCTGTCTGGTCCAGAAGGGGCTGGTAAAAACCAAAAAGTCCTAA
- the Smtn gene encoding smoothelin isoform X6 gives MADEALAGLDEGALRKLLEVTADLAERRRIRSAIRELQRQELEREEGALASKRFRAERQDNKENWLHSQQREAEQQAALARLAGRLESMNDVEELTTLLRSAGEYEERKLIRAAIRRVRAQEIEAATLAGRLCSRLPSSDSREESRRQAAHRLDPGKVPEQEQEKQQTAAPEPTPTPTPTPEDTSQDVTTVTLLLRAPPGAMPSSPPASPDSSPAAAASPEPLLEPAGAQCPAAEALDGSEALPRPSRTPSPEPPMSPAPPSSQGQVISKPLPGPTEPSNALGPARGSSSTKRTDLAKPQPCQRSLSVLSPQQPTPNRGPSQFQRAGSVRDRVRKFTSESPVAARLQDGPPRTALTSLTPTRLPGPSLVGTTPASSSSRGPSDTSSHKKQRELAHSLAQLQSGPQEEGPEGRGLAPRSLENGAGGPRPCSEEPSTPLPVGIGTGESGGSMKTTFTIEIKDGRGQASTGRVLLPTGNQRAELTLGLRAPPTLLSTSSGGKSTVTHVSSPGTVTQLGSVTHVTTFSHASPGNRGGYNFKMEPDPAEPASVTVEAANGAEQTRVDKAPEGRSPLSAEALMAIEDEGVLDKMLDQTTNFEERKLIRAALRELRQRKRDGGSSSSSTTVQTKTFSSSSSSSKKMGSIFDREDQASPRPGSLAALEKRQAEKKKELMKAQSLPKTSASQARKAMIEKLEKEGSSGGPGTPRTAAVQRSTSFGVPNANSIKQMLLDWCRAKTRGYEHVDIQNFSSSWSDGMAFCALVHNFFPEAFDYGQLSPQNRRQNFEMAFSSAETHADCPQLLDTEDMVRLREPDWKCVYTYIQEFYRCLVQKGLVKTKKS, from the exons atggcagaCGAGGCCTTAGCTGGGCTGGATGAGGGAGCCCTCCGAAAACTG CTGGAGGTCACAGCAGACTTGGCAGAGCGGCGGCGGATCCGCTCCGCCATCCGGGAGCTGCAGCGGCAGGAGCTGGAACGGGAAGAGGGGGCTCTGGCATCCAAACGTTTCCGTGCCGAGCGGCAGGACAACAAGGAGAACTGGCTACA CTCTCAACAGCGGGAAGCTGAGCAGCAGGCTGCCCTCGCACGCTTGGCAGGGAGGCTGGAGTCCATGAACGACGTGGAGGAGTTGACCACACTG CTTCGGAGTGCCGGCGAGTACGAGGAACGCAAGCTGATCCGAGCTGCCATCCGCCGTGTGCGAGCTCAGGAGATCGAGG CTGCCACCTTGGCCGGGAGACTGTGCAGTAGACTGCCTAGTAGTGACTCCCGAGAGgaaagcaggaggcaggcagctcACAGATTGGACCCTGGTAAG GTACCAGAGCAAGAGCAAGAGAAACAGCAGACAGCAGCGCCAGagcccaccccaaccccaaccccaacccctgAGGACACCAGCCAGGATGTGACCACGGTGACACTCCTGCTGAGGGCCCCGCCTGGGGCCATGCCCAGCTCACCACCTGCCTCACCTGACAGTTCACCCGCCGCCGCTGCTTCTCCTGAGCCTCTGTTAGAACCCGCTGGAGCCCAGTGCCCTGCCGCTGAGGCTCTAGACGGCTCTGAGGCACTCCCTCGCCCTTCGAGAACTCCCAGCCCTGAGCCCCCCATGTCACCGGCACCTCCCAGCTCTCAGGGGCAGGTCATCAGCAAG CCCCTGCCTGGCCCCACGGAGCCCTCGAACGCCTTGGGCCCCGCCAGAGGCTCCTCCAGCACTAAGAGAACAG ATCTGGCCAAACCACAACCCTGCCAACGCTCCCTGTCTGTGCTCAGTCCCCAACAGCCAACCCCAAATCGAG GACCGTCCCAGTTCCAACGGGCTGGCTCCGTGAGAGACCGCGTCCGCAAGTTCACATCTGAGTCTCCTGTGGCTGCCAGGCTCCAGGATGGCCCACCCCGAACAGCCCTCACTTCACTGACCCCCACGAGGCTCCCGGGCCCTTCCTTGGTCGGCaccacccctgcctcctcctcctctcgaggtcccagtgacacttcctcccacaagaagcaaagagaacttGCTCATTCCCTGGCCCAGCTTCAGAGCGGCCCTCAAGAGGAGGGCCCTGAGGGGCGGGGCTTGGCTCCCAGGTCCCTTGAAAACGGAGCAGGGGGGCCCAGGCCCTGCTCAGAAGAGCCCAGTACCCCGCTGCCTGTGGGCATTGGCACTGGGGAATCCGGGGGCAGTATGAAGACGACGTTCACCATTGAGATCAAGGATGGCCGTGGCCAGGCCTCCACAGGCCGGGTGCTGCTGCCCACAGGCAACCAGAGAGCAG AATTGACACTGGGACTCCGGGCACCCCCGACCCTTCTCAGCACCAGCAGTGGGGGCAAGAGCACCGTCACCCATGTCAGCAGCCCTGGCACTGTGACCCAGCTGGGCAGTGTCACTCACGTCACCACCTTCAGCCATGCCTCCCCTGGTAACCGAGGAGGCTACAACTTCAAG ATGGAGCCAGATCCCGCCGAGCCTGCCTCTGTGACAGTGGAAGCCGCTAACGGCGCAGAGCAGACTCGAGTGGACAAAGCCCCAGAGGGGCGGAGCCCCCTGAGTGCCGAGGCGCTGATGGCCATTGAGGATGAAGGAGTCCTGGACAAGATG CTGGACCAGACTACGAACTTTGAGGAGCGGAAGCTCATCAGGGCGGCACTCCGTGAGCTCCGACAAAGAAAGAGAG acggcggcagcagcagcagcagcaccacagtCCAAACCAagaccttttcctcttcctcttcctcgtcCAAAAAGATGGGCAG CATCTTCGACCGAGAGGACCAAGCCAGCCCACGTCCTGGCAGCCTGGCAGCCCTTGAAAAACGTcaggcagagaagaagaaagagttaaTGAAGGCACAGAGTCTGCCCAAGACTTCAGCATCCCAAGCACGCAAGGCCATGATTGAGAAACTGGAGAAAGAAGGCTCTTCAGG CGGTCCTGGCACACCCCGTACAGCAGCCGTACAGCGTTCCACCAGCTTCGGAGTCCCCAACGCCAATAGCATCAAGCAGATGTTGCTGGATTGGTGCAGAGCCAAGACCCGTGGCTACGAG CATGTGGACATCCAGAACTTCTCCTCCAGCTGGAGTGATGGGATGGCCTTCTGTGCCCTGGTGCACAACTTCTTCCCAGAGGCTTTTGACTATGGGCAGCTTAGCCCACAAAACAGGCGCCAGAACTTTGAAATGGCCTTCTCGTCTGCTGA GACCCATGCGGACTGCCCGCAGCTCCTGGATACAGAGGACATGGTGCGGCTTCGAGAGCCTGACTGGAAGTGCGTGTACACGTACATCCAGGAATTCTACCGCTGTCTGGTCCAGAAGGGGCTGGTAAAAACCAAAAAGTCCTAA
- the Smtn gene encoding smoothelin isoform X4, with translation MADEALAGLDEGALRKLLEVTADLAERRRIRSAIRELQRQELEREEGALASKRFRAERQDNKENWLHSQQREAEQQAALARLAGRLESMNDVEELTTLLRSAGEYEERKLIRAAIRRVRAQEIEAATLAGRLCSRLPSSDSREESRRQAAHRLDPGKVPEQEQEKQQTAAPEPTPTPTPTPEDTSQDVTTVTLLLRAPPGAMPSSPPASPDSSPAAAASPEPLLEPAGAQCPAAEALDGSEALPRPSRTPSPEPPMSPAPPSSQGQVISKPLPGPTEPSNALGPARGSSSTKRTGPSQFQRAGSVRDRVRKFTSESPVAARLQDGPPRTALTSLTPTRLPGPSLVGTTPASSSSRGPSDTSSHKKQRELAHSLAQLQSGPQEEGPEGRGLAPRSLENGAGGPRPCSEEPSTPLPVGIGTGESGGSMKTTFTIEIKDGRGQASTGRVLLPTGNQRAELTLGLRAPPTLLSTSSGGKSTVTHVSSPGTVTQLGSVTHVTTFSHASPGNRGGYNFKMEPDPAEPASVTVEAANGAEQTRVDKAPEGRSPLSAEALMAIEDEGVLDKMLDQTTNFEERKLIRAALRELRQRKRDQRDKEREQRLREARARPGESRSNMATETTTRHSQRAADGSAVSTVTKTERLVHSNDGTQTARTTTVESSFVRRSENGGSSSSSTTVQTKTFSSSSSSSKKMGSIFDREDQASPRPGSLAALEKRQAEKKKELMKAQSLPKTSASQARKAMIEKLEKEGSSGGPGTPRTAAVQRSTSFGVPNANSIKQMLLDWCRAKTRGYEHVDIQNFSSSWSDGMAFCALVHNFFPEAFDYGQLSPQNRRQNFEMAFSSAETHADCPQLLDTEDMVRLREPDWKCVYTYIQEFYRCLVQKGLVKTKKS, from the exons atggcagaCGAGGCCTTAGCTGGGCTGGATGAGGGAGCCCTCCGAAAACTG CTGGAGGTCACAGCAGACTTGGCAGAGCGGCGGCGGATCCGCTCCGCCATCCGGGAGCTGCAGCGGCAGGAGCTGGAACGGGAAGAGGGGGCTCTGGCATCCAAACGTTTCCGTGCCGAGCGGCAGGACAACAAGGAGAACTGGCTACA CTCTCAACAGCGGGAAGCTGAGCAGCAGGCTGCCCTCGCACGCTTGGCAGGGAGGCTGGAGTCCATGAACGACGTGGAGGAGTTGACCACACTG CTTCGGAGTGCCGGCGAGTACGAGGAACGCAAGCTGATCCGAGCTGCCATCCGCCGTGTGCGAGCTCAGGAGATCGAGG CTGCCACCTTGGCCGGGAGACTGTGCAGTAGACTGCCTAGTAGTGACTCCCGAGAGgaaagcaggaggcaggcagctcACAGATTGGACCCTGGTAAG GTACCAGAGCAAGAGCAAGAGAAACAGCAGACAGCAGCGCCAGagcccaccccaaccccaaccccaacccctgAGGACACCAGCCAGGATGTGACCACGGTGACACTCCTGCTGAGGGCCCCGCCTGGGGCCATGCCCAGCTCACCACCTGCCTCACCTGACAGTTCACCCGCCGCCGCTGCTTCTCCTGAGCCTCTGTTAGAACCCGCTGGAGCCCAGTGCCCTGCCGCTGAGGCTCTAGACGGCTCTGAGGCACTCCCTCGCCCTTCGAGAACTCCCAGCCCTGAGCCCCCCATGTCACCGGCACCTCCCAGCTCTCAGGGGCAGGTCATCAGCAAG CCCCTGCCTGGCCCCACGGAGCCCTCGAACGCCTTGGGCCCCGCCAGAGGCTCCTCCAGCACTAAGAGAACAG GACCGTCCCAGTTCCAACGGGCTGGCTCCGTGAGAGACCGCGTCCGCAAGTTCACATCTGAGTCTCCTGTGGCTGCCAGGCTCCAGGATGGCCCACCCCGAACAGCCCTCACTTCACTGACCCCCACGAGGCTCCCGGGCCCTTCCTTGGTCGGCaccacccctgcctcctcctcctctcgaggtcccagtgacacttcctcccacaagaagcaaagagaacttGCTCATTCCCTGGCCCAGCTTCAGAGCGGCCCTCAAGAGGAGGGCCCTGAGGGGCGGGGCTTGGCTCCCAGGTCCCTTGAAAACGGAGCAGGGGGGCCCAGGCCCTGCTCAGAAGAGCCCAGTACCCCGCTGCCTGTGGGCATTGGCACTGGGGAATCCGGGGGCAGTATGAAGACGACGTTCACCATTGAGATCAAGGATGGCCGTGGCCAGGCCTCCACAGGCCGGGTGCTGCTGCCCACAGGCAACCAGAGAGCAG AATTGACACTGGGACTCCGGGCACCCCCGACCCTTCTCAGCACCAGCAGTGGGGGCAAGAGCACCGTCACCCATGTCAGCAGCCCTGGCACTGTGACCCAGCTGGGCAGTGTCACTCACGTCACCACCTTCAGCCATGCCTCCCCTGGTAACCGAGGAGGCTACAACTTCAAG ATGGAGCCAGATCCCGCCGAGCCTGCCTCTGTGACAGTGGAAGCCGCTAACGGCGCAGAGCAGACTCGAGTGGACAAAGCCCCAGAGGGGCGGAGCCCCCTGAGTGCCGAGGCGCTGATGGCCATTGAGGATGAAGGAGTCCTGGACAAGATG CTGGACCAGACTACGAACTTTGAGGAGCGGAAGCTCATCAGGGCGGCACTCCGTGAGCTCCGACAAAGAAAGAGAG ACCAGAGGGACAAAGAACGCGAACAGCGACTGCGGGAGGCCCGGGCCCGGCCAGGGGAGAGCCGAAGCAATATGGCTACGGAGACCACCACAAGGCACAGTCAGCGGGCAGCGGACGGCTCGGCTGTCAGCACGGTTACCAAAACTGAGCGGCTCGTCCACTCCA ATGATGGCACACAGACGGCCCGCACCACCACGGTGGAGTCAAGTTTCGTGAGGCGCTCGGAGA acggcggcagcagcagcagcagcaccacagtCCAAACCAagaccttttcctcttcctcttcctcgtcCAAAAAGATGGGCAG CATCTTCGACCGAGAGGACCAAGCCAGCCCACGTCCTGGCAGCCTGGCAGCCCTTGAAAAACGTcaggcagagaagaagaaagagttaaTGAAGGCACAGAGTCTGCCCAAGACTTCAGCATCCCAAGCACGCAAGGCCATGATTGAGAAACTGGAGAAAGAAGGCTCTTCAGG CGGTCCTGGCACACCCCGTACAGCAGCCGTACAGCGTTCCACCAGCTTCGGAGTCCCCAACGCCAATAGCATCAAGCAGATGTTGCTGGATTGGTGCAGAGCCAAGACCCGTGGCTACGAG CATGTGGACATCCAGAACTTCTCCTCCAGCTGGAGTGATGGGATGGCCTTCTGTGCCCTGGTGCACAACTTCTTCCCAGAGGCTTTTGACTATGGGCAGCTTAGCCCACAAAACAGGCGCCAGAACTTTGAAATGGCCTTCTCGTCTGCTGA GACCCATGCGGACTGCCCGCAGCTCCTGGATACAGAGGACATGGTGCGGCTTCGAGAGCCTGACTGGAAGTGCGTGTACACGTACATCCAGGAATTCTACCGCTGTCTGGTCCAGAAGGGGCTGGTAAAAACCAAAAAGTCCTAA
- the Smtn gene encoding smoothelin isoform X8, translating to MADEALAGLDEGALRKLLEVTADLAERRRIRSAIRELQRQELEREEGALASKRFRAERQDNKENWLHSQQREAEQQAALARLAGRLESMNDVEELTTLLRSAGEYEERKLIRAAIRRVRAQEIEAATLAGRLCSRLPSSDSREESRRQAAHRLDPGKVPEQEQEKQQTAAPEPTPTPTPTPEDTSQDVTTVTLLLRAPPGAMPSSPPASPDSSPAAAASPEPLLEPAGAQCPAAEALDGSEALPRPSRTPSPEPPMSPAPPSSQGQVISKPLPGPTEPSNALGPARGSSSTKRTGPSQFQRAGSVRDRVRKFTSESPVAARLQDGPPRTALTSLTPTRLPGPSLVGTTPASSSSRGPSDTSSHKKQRELAHSLAQLQSGPQEEGPEGRGLAPRSLENGAGGPRPCSEEPSTPLPVGIGTGESGGSMKTTFTIEIKDGRGQASTGRVLLPTGNQRAELTLGLRAPPTLLSTSSGGKSTVTHVSSPGTVTQLGSVTHVTTFSHASPGNRGGYNFKMEPDPAEPASVTVEAANGAEQTRVDKAPEGRSPLSAEALMAIEDEGVLDKMLDQTTNFEERKLIRAALRELRQRKRDGGSSSSSTTVQTKTFSSSSSSSKKMGSIFDREDQASPRPGSLAALEKRQAEKKKELMKAQSLPKTSASQARKAMIEKLEKEGSSGGPGTPRTAAVQRSTSFGVPNANSIKQMLLDWCRAKTRGYEHVDIQNFSSSWSDGMAFCALVHNFFPEAFDYGQLSPQNRRQNFEMAFSSAETHADCPQLLDTEDMVRLREPDWKCVYTYIQEFYRCLVQKGLVKTKKS from the exons atggcagaCGAGGCCTTAGCTGGGCTGGATGAGGGAGCCCTCCGAAAACTG CTGGAGGTCACAGCAGACTTGGCAGAGCGGCGGCGGATCCGCTCCGCCATCCGGGAGCTGCAGCGGCAGGAGCTGGAACGGGAAGAGGGGGCTCTGGCATCCAAACGTTTCCGTGCCGAGCGGCAGGACAACAAGGAGAACTGGCTACA CTCTCAACAGCGGGAAGCTGAGCAGCAGGCTGCCCTCGCACGCTTGGCAGGGAGGCTGGAGTCCATGAACGACGTGGAGGAGTTGACCACACTG CTTCGGAGTGCCGGCGAGTACGAGGAACGCAAGCTGATCCGAGCTGCCATCCGCCGTGTGCGAGCTCAGGAGATCGAGG CTGCCACCTTGGCCGGGAGACTGTGCAGTAGACTGCCTAGTAGTGACTCCCGAGAGgaaagcaggaggcaggcagctcACAGATTGGACCCTGGTAAG GTACCAGAGCAAGAGCAAGAGAAACAGCAGACAGCAGCGCCAGagcccaccccaaccccaaccccaacccctgAGGACACCAGCCAGGATGTGACCACGGTGACACTCCTGCTGAGGGCCCCGCCTGGGGCCATGCCCAGCTCACCACCTGCCTCACCTGACAGTTCACCCGCCGCCGCTGCTTCTCCTGAGCCTCTGTTAGAACCCGCTGGAGCCCAGTGCCCTGCCGCTGAGGCTCTAGACGGCTCTGAGGCACTCCCTCGCCCTTCGAGAACTCCCAGCCCTGAGCCCCCCATGTCACCGGCACCTCCCAGCTCTCAGGGGCAGGTCATCAGCAAG CCCCTGCCTGGCCCCACGGAGCCCTCGAACGCCTTGGGCCCCGCCAGAGGCTCCTCCAGCACTAAGAGAACAG GACCGTCCCAGTTCCAACGGGCTGGCTCCGTGAGAGACCGCGTCCGCAAGTTCACATCTGAGTCTCCTGTGGCTGCCAGGCTCCAGGATGGCCCACCCCGAACAGCCCTCACTTCACTGACCCCCACGAGGCTCCCGGGCCCTTCCTTGGTCGGCaccacccctgcctcctcctcctctcgaggtcccagtgacacttcctcccacaagaagcaaagagaacttGCTCATTCCCTGGCCCAGCTTCAGAGCGGCCCTCAAGAGGAGGGCCCTGAGGGGCGGGGCTTGGCTCCCAGGTCCCTTGAAAACGGAGCAGGGGGGCCCAGGCCCTGCTCAGAAGAGCCCAGTACCCCGCTGCCTGTGGGCATTGGCACTGGGGAATCCGGGGGCAGTATGAAGACGACGTTCACCATTGAGATCAAGGATGGCCGTGGCCAGGCCTCCACAGGCCGGGTGCTGCTGCCCACAGGCAACCAGAGAGCAG AATTGACACTGGGACTCCGGGCACCCCCGACCCTTCTCAGCACCAGCAGTGGGGGCAAGAGCACCGTCACCCATGTCAGCAGCCCTGGCACTGTGACCCAGCTGGGCAGTGTCACTCACGTCACCACCTTCAGCCATGCCTCCCCTGGTAACCGAGGAGGCTACAACTTCAAG ATGGAGCCAGATCCCGCCGAGCCTGCCTCTGTGACAGTGGAAGCCGCTAACGGCGCAGAGCAGACTCGAGTGGACAAAGCCCCAGAGGGGCGGAGCCCCCTGAGTGCCGAGGCGCTGATGGCCATTGAGGATGAAGGAGTCCTGGACAAGATG CTGGACCAGACTACGAACTTTGAGGAGCGGAAGCTCATCAGGGCGGCACTCCGTGAGCTCCGACAAAGAAAGAGAG acggcggcagcagcagcagcagcaccacagtCCAAACCAagaccttttcctcttcctcttcctcgtcCAAAAAGATGGGCAG CATCTTCGACCGAGAGGACCAAGCCAGCCCACGTCCTGGCAGCCTGGCAGCCCTTGAAAAACGTcaggcagagaagaagaaagagttaaTGAAGGCACAGAGTCTGCCCAAGACTTCAGCATCCCAAGCACGCAAGGCCATGATTGAGAAACTGGAGAAAGAAGGCTCTTCAGG CGGTCCTGGCACACCCCGTACAGCAGCCGTACAGCGTTCCACCAGCTTCGGAGTCCCCAACGCCAATAGCATCAAGCAGATGTTGCTGGATTGGTGCAGAGCCAAGACCCGTGGCTACGAG CATGTGGACATCCAGAACTTCTCCTCCAGCTGGAGTGATGGGATGGCCTTCTGTGCCCTGGTGCACAACTTCTTCCCAGAGGCTTTTGACTATGGGCAGCTTAGCCCACAAAACAGGCGCCAGAACTTTGAAATGGCCTTCTCGTCTGCTGA GACCCATGCGGACTGCCCGCAGCTCCTGGATACAGAGGACATGGTGCGGCTTCGAGAGCCTGACTGGAAGTGCGTGTACACGTACATCCAGGAATTCTACCGCTGTCTGGTCCAGAAGGGGCTGGTAAAAACCAAAAAGTCCTAA